In the Spirochaetia bacterium 38H-sp genome, TTTGATAACAGACCAGTAGAAAATTGTTTTAAAATACAATGCATTACACCAGTGCGGTTTAAGGTCAATAACAAATACACTTCCAGTTTTTCTGCTGTAGATTTCTATCTAGCATCATTTAGAAGGATAAATACACTTTTTTCTTTATATTCAGAAGATCTAGAAAAAAGGTTTATTCCAGTAAAACCATTGGAAGAAGTAACAGTAAAAGAACCTTCTCTTAGATGGAAAGAGTATAAAAGATATTCTAGAAGACAAAAGACAACAATGAGGCTTGGTGGCATCGTGGGAAGCTTTACAATCCATGGAAGAGCACCACAATCTTTCTGGCAGACGCTCACGCTTGCAGAAAAGCTGGGGGTCGGCAAAAGCACTAGTTTTGGTTTTGGTCATATTGTAATAACAAAGGAGTGATTATGGAGCAATATAACGGTTTGAGCTACAAAGAAATAATAATAGCTGCTCTGTTACATGATATTGGTAAAATAGCACAGAGAGCAGAAGATAATACATGCAACATAAAAGAGATGGAAGCTCAAATCCTTCCAAAATCTAAAGTTGGGAATTATTATACACACAGGCATGCTCTCTATACCTACGGCGCCATGGAGAAATTATGCAAAGAAATAGGTAATAATATTGATATACGCCCTGGAGTAGTTGCAAGTCTTGCAGCAAGACATCACTCTCCGACACATTGGGCAGAACATATAATAGCAGAAAGTGACAGGCTATCAAGTGGTGCAGACAGGAAAGAAAACGAAGAAGATAAAGAACAAAGTAGCAATTTCTTAAAAAAAGCCAAAGAACAGGCATTGCTAAGTGTTTTTTCTTCTGTATCAATATTCAATAATAGGAAAAAAGAAAAGGTATATTACAAATTACAACCACTTACAGGAGAAAATGCTTATCCCAGTAAAGAGAGTAAATACAATCAAGAATGCTATAAAAAAATATGGGATGGTTTATATAACAGCATCATCTCAATCAAAGAAAAAGATTTTGATGATTATTTGGCAGCACTTGATTCTACACTAGAATATTGGACATGGGCGATACCTTCCAGTACAATAGACCAACCAGATATAAGCTTATATGATCATTCTCGCACAACTGCTGCTTTTGCCTCTGTTCTATATCAATGGCACAGTAAGAATAATAATTTGGACGAAGAACAAATAAGAAATAAAGATATCAAGAAATTTGGCCTCATAACTGGAGATATATCAGGAATACAAAACTATCTTTTTGATCTTAAAGATACAGAAAAAAGCACTAAGATACTAAGAGCAAGAAGTTTTGAAATTAGGGCTGTTACAGACTCCATAGCAAAATATATTTTAGATGAGTTTAATCTAAATAGATTTTGCATAATAAGTACAGCTGGCGGGCGTTTTACACTAGTTTTACCCAATCACAATGATGCTAAAACTACATTAGAAAAAATTAAACAAGAAATAGATGTGTTTTTCATAGAAAAACATCTAGGGAAAATTGCCCTCTGTATATCAGATATACAAGAATGTTCATATAATGACTTTATGATCAACAGTTCTAATAATACTGATTTTAAAAATACATTTTCTCTTCTACAAAAAAAATCATATATAAGTAAGCAACAAAAATTACATAGAGGCCTCAAAAAAAAAGGACATATAATAGAAGACTACTACAATGAGATTAATTCTGCTGCAAATGT is a window encoding:
- the cas10 gene encoding type III-A CRISPR-associated protein Cas10/Csm1, coding for MEQYNGLSYKEIIIAALLHDIGKIAQRAEDNTCNIKEMEAQILPKSKVGNYYTHRHALYTYGAMEKLCKEIGNNIDIRPGVVASLAARHHSPTHWAEHIIAESDRLSSGADRKENEEDKEQSSNFLKKAKEQALLSVFSSVSIFNNRKKEKVYYKLQPLTGENAYPSKESKYNQECYKKIWDGLYNSIISIKEKDFDDYLAALDSTLEYWTWAIPSSTIDQPDISLYDHSRTTAAFASVLYQWHSKNNNLDEEQIRNKDIKKFGLITGDISGIQNYLFDLKDTEKSTKILRARSFEIRAVTDSIAKYILDEFNLNRFCIISTAGGRFTLVLPNHNDAKTTLEKIKQEIDVFFIEKHLGKIALCISDIQECSYNDFMINSSNNTDFKNTFSLLQKKSYISKQQKLHRGLKKKGHIIEDYYNEINSAANVCKMCDVKPIKKEENHCVDCSTLIKIGGALPKAKYIKLKDGNIQLFRDKIEFYSDEKNNLSLSGMLSVNTYKEGRGIIRLPYTVPVDGKEALDFSEIAEKAEGVKYLAIFKADLDNLGLIFSEGLNNNLSISRYASLSRMLDFFFSVRVRELIETKEEWKNAIYCVYSGGDDLCLIGAWDKVLNFCIELQEDFKKYVGNNENLTISGGIAFIHQGLPIARMTRKAEEELEKSKDTENKNKITIIDITATWEDFSSFIKLGKDMKNWIKKELISARFIYRLLIYSRMAKNFLEGNINSKNILWKSHYTYMIKRNIKKEEEEMITELKGLAVEEKKTVLSGIAATYALYSIRETK